A genomic window from Dermacentor silvarum isolate Dsil-2018 chromosome 9, BIME_Dsil_1.4, whole genome shotgun sequence includes:
- the LOC125939784 gene encoding uncharacterized protein LOC125939784, with amino-acid sequence MKHVLVKWETEDTWDVYPVKRIADIAIGMELLRDPAITLQKFRDVVVDIVWQPELTRDSVVCERHFDESFIERTYRHVINGEVVEIPRDRPRLSDDAVPTLFPDAPKYFTKKAPVKRKDRNVCEQHGPAKKRQKPNSVSRQQPEVLVQQQELEDPSVPEVGTSDAVHAVAEVQHAGLNLRLPDETWNKLTFRGEHDSAVYGVCELEGEQVDHILLPKLVKFKANSCQQNSLCCFVYLRGKLHSQCTVSSQEEGQSVLDSTHALTLCRGCGIRPEKQGQYVIFAGNCFSAKCTYVCESGGSCIHCKYLRKLVQNQMSRKRRNGRVSKRRKKLANTSRILLTAQKKLLNAERELAAMRQANQQIADEVLGARIKSLPEKQQMAVKACFEAAARKSTSGMLYEKEWILECVLLRMRSPKLYEHLRKQKVLILPSRTCLQRYTRSFKSGFGFNSAVFNALATKTRDMDISSRHGGIIFDEIKLAEHFSVNAVGKHHHFFNRASDH; translated from the exons ATGAAGCACGTCCTCGTGAAATGGGAGACCGAGGACACGTGGGACGTGTATCCTGTGAAGAGGATCGCCGATATAGCAATTGGAATGGAGCTGCTTAGGGACCCGGCCATCACGCTACAAAAATTTCGGGATGTCGTTGTCGACATCGTGTGGCAGCCTG AACTGACGAGAGACAGCGTCGTATGCGAGCGGCACTTCGACGAGAGTTTCATTGAAAGAACATACCGGCACGTTATAAACGGTGAGGTTGTAGAGATACCCCGTGATCGTCCGCGTTTGTCAGACGATGCTGTGCCTACGTTGTTCCCGGACGCACCGAAGTACTTTACCAAAAAAGCACCCGTGAAAAGAAAGGATCGCAATGTATGTGAGCAGCACGGACCTGCCaaaaaacggcaaaagcctaacTCAGTCAGCAGACAACAGCCCGAAGTACTCGTGCAGCAGCAGGAGCTGGAAGATCCCAGTGTTCCTGAGGTCGGAACATCTGACGCAGTCCACGCCGTCGCCGAAGTTCAGCATGCGGGCTTGAACCTCCGTCTACCTGACGAAACGTGGAACAAGTTAACGTTTCGCGGTGAACATGATTCTGCAGTGTACGGCGTTTGTGAGCTCGAGGGCGAACAAGTTGACCACATCTTGCTTCCCAAGCTGGTTAAATTCAAAGCTAATAGCTGCCAACAGAACTCATTGTGTTGCTTTGTATACCTGAGGGGAAAACTGCATTCACAGTGTACCGTCTCGTCGCAGGAAGAAGGGCAGTCGGTGCTCGACAGCACACATGCACTTACATTGTGTCGAGGCTGCGGCATCAGACCGGAAAAGCAAGGACAGTATGtaatctttgctgggaattgctTTTCCGCCAAGTGTACTTACGTGTGTGAGAGTGGCGGCTCCTGCATACACTGCAAGTACCTCAGAAAACTGGTGCAAAATCAAATGTCGCGAAAGCGGCGCAACGGGCGCGTGTCAAAACGTCGGAAAAAACTCGCTAACACGAGTCGCATCTTGCTTACCGCTCAGAAAAAGTTGTTGAATGCAGAACGCGAACTAGCAGCGATGCGTCAGGCAAATCAACAGATTGCCGACGAGGTGTTGGGCGCTCGCATTAAAAGTTTGCCTGAAAAGCAACAAATGGCTGTCAAGGCCTGCTTCGAGGCAGCTGCGAGAAAATCAACATCGGGGATGTTGTATGAGAAAGAATGGATTTTGGAGTGTGTACTTCTGCGGATGCGTAGTCCCAAGTTGTACGAGCATCTCCGTAAGCAAAAAGTTCTTATATTGCCAAGCAGGACGTGTCTGCAGCGCTATACTCGCAGTTTCAAGAGTGGATTCGGATTCAATAGTGCAGTTTTCAATGCCCTTGCTACCAAGACTAGAGACATGGACATCTCTAGTAGACATGGAGGCATCATCTTCGATGAAATTAAGTTGGCTGAGCATTTCAGCGTCAACGCAGTAGGTAAGCACCACCATTTCTTCAATCGAGCATCAGATCACTGA